In Nothobranchius furzeri strain GRZ-AD chromosome 19, NfurGRZ-RIMD1, whole genome shotgun sequence, the following are encoded in one genomic region:
- the LOC129164568 gene encoding uncharacterized protein isoform X1, whose protein sequence is MKLGVCAVLLLLISSLPKVDCSLPDFTPATAQLQVGQEKISVNSELNVVRSLKKNDFIRLPGICKRLKRRRITILCNMDKFCRGHTWWRNQKLPPGQMCRCPRGSRCSHFFLHSL, encoded by the exons ATGAAGCTGGGTGTGTGTGCAGTGCTTCTGCTGCTGATCAGCTCTCTGCCAAAGGTCGACTGCAGTCTGCCAGACTTCACTCCTGCAACAGCACAACTACAGGTAGGACAG GAGAAGATTTCTGTAAACTCTGAGTTAAACGTAGTCAGATCTTTAAAGAAGAACGACTTCATACGACTTCCTGGAATCTGCAAACGCCTGAAGAGACGCAGAATCACCATCCTG TGTAATATGGATAAGTTCTGCCGGGGACACACCTGGTGGAGGAACCAGAAACTCCCACCTGGCCAGATGTGTCGGTGCCCTCGGGGTTCCAGATGTTCACATTTTTTTCTTCACAGTCTCTAA
- the LOC129164568 gene encoding uncharacterized protein isoform X2 yields MKLGVCAVLLLLISSLPKVDCSLPDFTPATAQLQEKISVNSELNVVRSLKKNDFIRLPGICKRLKRRRITILCNMDKFCRGHTWWRNQKLPPGQMCRCPRGSRCSHFFLHSL; encoded by the exons ATGAAGCTGGGTGTGTGTGCAGTGCTTCTGCTGCTGATCAGCTCTCTGCCAAAGGTCGACTGCAGTCTGCCAGACTTCACTCCTGCAACAGCACAACTACAG GAGAAGATTTCTGTAAACTCTGAGTTAAACGTAGTCAGATCTTTAAAGAAGAACGACTTCATACGACTTCCTGGAATCTGCAAACGCCTGAAGAGACGCAGAATCACCATCCTG TGTAATATGGATAAGTTCTGCCGGGGACACACCTGGTGGAGGAACCAGAAACTCCCACCTGGCCAGATGTGTCGGTGCCCTCGGGGTTCCAGATGTTCACATTTTTTTCTTCACAGTCTCTAA
- the jtb gene encoding protein JTB isoform X2, with amino-acid sequence MESDCRIPVACCRPRVLLLHALFWGLVSLRVFGAALLSEEKTTAALKLGALPCWLTEEFVVLEECVRCSDFHSARSACSQTGYVERVNCTKTVKEEYKSCRSALMEEHLFWKFEAAMLALTALFAVLVVIRQRQLDRLASEKVRRQIESI; translated from the exons ATGGAGAGCGACTGTCGGATCCCAGTTGCTTGTTGTCGACCCCGGGTGCTCCTCCTCCATGCTTTGTTCTGGGGCCTCGTCTCACTCAG agtGTTCGGAGCAGCTCTGCTGAGTGAAGAGAAAACCACAG CTGCTTTAAAGCTGGGCGCCCTCCCCTGCTGGTTAACGGAGGAGTTTGTGGTGTTGGAGGAGTGCGTTCGCTGCAGCGACTTCCACTCT GCGCGGTCCGCCTGCAGCCAGACGGGATACGTCGAAAGAGTCAACTGCACCAAGACTGTCAAGGAGGAGTACAAAAG CTGTCGCTCTGCTCTGATGGAGGAACATCTCTTCTGGAAGTTCGAGGCAGCCATGTTGGCTTTGACGGCTCTCTTTGCCGTCCTGGTGGTCATTCGTCAGCGCCAGCTGGATCGCCTGGCTTCTGAAAAGGTCCGCCGCCAGATTGAATCCATCTAG
- the jtb gene encoding protein JTB isoform X1: MESDCRIPVACCRPRVLLLHALFWGLVSLRVFGAALLSEEKTTAALKLGALPCWLTEEFVVLEECVRCSDFHSKARSACSQTGYVERVNCTKTVKEEYKSCRSALMEEHLFWKFEAAMLALTALFAVLVVIRQRQLDRLASEKVRRQIESI, encoded by the exons ATGGAGAGCGACTGTCGGATCCCAGTTGCTTGTTGTCGACCCCGGGTGCTCCTCCTCCATGCTTTGTTCTGGGGCCTCGTCTCACTCAG agtGTTCGGAGCAGCTCTGCTGAGTGAAGAGAAAACCACAG CTGCTTTAAAGCTGGGCGCCCTCCCCTGCTGGTTAACGGAGGAGTTTGTGGTGTTGGAGGAGTGCGTTCGCTGCAGCGACTTCCACTCT AAGGCGCGGTCCGCCTGCAGCCAGACGGGATACGTCGAAAGAGTCAACTGCACCAAGACTGTCAAGGAGGAGTACAAAAG CTGTCGCTCTGCTCTGATGGAGGAACATCTCTTCTGGAAGTTCGAGGCAGCCATGTTGGCTTTGACGGCTCTCTTTGCCGTCCTGGTGGTCATTCGTCAGCGCCAGCTGGATCGCCTGGCTTCTGAAAAGGTCCGCCGCCAGATTGAATCCATCTAG